The following are from one region of the Gammaproteobacteria bacterium genome:
- a CDS encoding peptidoglycan binding protein CsiV, with translation MLNLIRLLVLCLVIAAPTVNAEDTERRYEIETIIVRALNHVEGNELWPLEPPAELRVSARAENRPNPIQRYLSPKDDASLASISQKIAESGDYEILESRRWVQVADARSQSPAAEFKLQVDAIGVLEGYIQFYMSRFLHVDVSLDLIPPNHPQSSTDPETGPRFAVYRIDEDRRIKSETWYYFDHPAFGVLVYVKPV, from the coding sequence ATGTTGAATTTAATACGTTTATTAGTTTTATGCCTGGTAATCGCCGCGCCCACGGTAAACGCGGAAGATACTGAGCGCCGCTACGAAATCGAGACAATTATCGTGCGCGCGTTAAATCATGTCGAAGGCAACGAACTTTGGCCACTGGAGCCACCAGCAGAACTACGGGTATCTGCCCGAGCCGAAAATCGACCAAATCCGATTCAACGCTATCTCTCTCCTAAAGACGATGCCAGCTTGGCGTCTATCAGTCAAAAGATTGCCGAAAGTGGTGACTATGAAATCCTGGAAAGCCGGCGCTGGGTTCAGGTCGCTGACGCGCGCTCGCAATCACCGGCAGCGGAATTCAAGCTGCAGGTTGATGCGATCGGCGTGCTGGAAGGATATATCCAGTTCTACATGAGCCGGTTCCTGCACGTGGACGTGTCGCTCGATCTCATCCCGCCGAACCATCCGCAATCCTCGACCGACCCGGAAACCGGCCCACGCTTTGCAGTGTATCGTATTGATGAAGACAGGCGGATAAAATCAGAAACCTGGTATTACTTCGATCACCCGGCGTTCGGCGTACTGGTGTATGTGAAACCTGTATAG